The DNA region ATCAACTTGAAACAAACTACACTAACTGGCTGGATGAAAAGCTAACACTGATAGACCCCTCTCACTTCCAAAAAGCAGGACAGAATTTCAACATAATTTGGTTTAAATGTAAATTGATACCATATGTCAACCAGTTTTACTTCTAGCACTGACATCTTCCTAACAAACTCAAAGTAAAGAATTTCGTGAAAATATTGTATACATGATTTTAATTACATGTTGTTTTTTTCATCACCTTGTGTTAATACAGCACCTTGCCCCAAGTTTGCCAACTCTAGGAATCTTTATCAAGACACTCCTTAGGGTGTATGTGATACATGGTCTTAGGCATAAAAATCATCACCAGTGTCCTGAACCACTATAGAGACTGAGTGCATCAGATTCATCGcacctttctaaaaaaaaaattaaacaaaaaaagaatgatatGTAGGTTAATTCTAATTATTTCTGACTTTGTTAAAATGAATCTCAATCATGTCTAAAAATATCATAAATATGTTGTCTTCAAAGATATTTGCTTCAATAAATGACTTTATATACTTGAAAAACTAGAGGACAGCAGTAAGTGACCTTTAAAGtctaattttaaatttccaataGATCAATCAGTATAGTAAATGGCTTTTCAGTAAGAATCTCAAAGTGACACATAAACGTGGATTCCTTGACAGAGACCTTTGCACTCTGTTAATGAAGTGCTCCTACCTTCAACTAGGCCTAACCTAGAGAGAAAGATTAAATGCCTTGGTCTATTCATAAAAACAGGCACATGCAACAAACACCACTGCAGTCAGCATGTCTATGGCACAACAGCTTAGCCCGATTCAGACAACTCTCTTGGTTAAAATAGTGGTCAATAACACAGCATGATAagttaaataagaaattaaaagttCATTGAAGTCAATTATAAAGAACATGATCTACTTAAATTATTTATTCACAGTTATCTTCATGAACATGTACATCAGAACCAAGTTGAAAACTTTCTACTAAGCTACAGAAAACTCAGTTTATTTACTGTCTGTAGCATAGTAAATATGCACATGACGTGAAATGACAGGACAATTGAATTGCTCTAACTCTTACACTTTACTGAGCAATACAGTCAAGAGTAATTAGAGTAAGATCTCATAAATGATAAGAAAACGACACCAGAGCCAAACTTTTTAAAAGCACACTGCATCATTTTTAAACTGACATAAATTGCGACTGTGTAAAAACAATATATACCTGTAGCATGGAACTGAACtttcaaagcaaaaaaaatctccatttaaatatttatcaaattttcACTTTATTAATCTTAAATTCTGAATCTGGCTATGGTTCTCCTTGCAACCTCAGatacatttttaagattttatttaaaaaggtcACCCTTCTCAAGTTATGAACATTTGAAAACTACCCTCAAAAACATGACTTGTAAATGACACATAGAAGTGGGCTTTTATCCCTCATTCCCAAACTCTAATTGGGTTAGTGATTAGGGTGGGCTTCTCTTCTTGTGTGCAGTGATGCCCTCTGAGGGCTAGATGGACCTTGCTTTAGTAAATCACTTCGTGTACACTTTGTTTTAGCATTTACACTGCTCATGGTAGGAAGCAATCTTCTTTAATGGATGCTGAAAAGCTTCAAGTGAAATCTGTAATTGACAAAGGCTTCATAGAAACAggcaattaagaataaaattaacaaGAGGCTCTACAGGAAAAGCACTCAAGCTTTCACAGTATACTTCTCtaggaaaatatttagtaaaaataaaaatttaaaagaaccaGGTAtcgtttctttcattttattaactGCTTCTGTGGTCGGGTCTGTGTGCTTGTTAAAAAGATGACCATCGATAGAAGTCATGTTAGTGGGTCTAAATGAATAATCCACCTGCTAACAttattagaaaaaagaagaaaaaaaaaaaaaaaggaaaggaaagcccTAAGTGAAAGTTGAGGCAGATTCAACACCTATTCTTCAAAATAAAAGCTGTTCGGGTTTAGTACCTCAAGTTTAATGGAGAAGTGTACTGACAACAAGTTAAAACTTTGAAGAACACAGCAGCGAGGATAAGGAGGAGAACGGGGCACGCGGGTACCTCCAGGAGCCAGCACCTCTGTCTGTGTCACTAGTCCACAAAGTGATGCGAGCACATCCGAATGGTGAGTATAAATAAGAGCACTAAAGTGAGTCGAAAGAACCGAACTGCCAGCGGCCTCTGCCCCCAGTCCTCCAGCACCCGCCCCCAGCCGACCCGAAGGAAGTGCACCTGGGCCGCAGGTGAGACCAGGGGCCCGTGGGTGGCTCCCGGGGGGGGGAACGCCCGCGTGGGAGGGCTGGCGGGAGGcctgcggggggggggggggcgcggAAGTGACCCGCACTTACTTTGAGCAGCTTACAGCGGATCTGCGCGGAGACCATGTGGCTGTTGCGCAGGTTGCCCACGCGGAACATGAGCGTGAGTTTTCCATCCCTCATGGAGATCACCGCGTGCTCGCTGAACATGAGGGTCTCGGCGCGCTTCTTGGGCTGGGACATCTTGATGAACATGCAGCCGATGAGGAAGGCGTCCACGATGGAGCCCAGGATGGactggaagaggaagaggatgaTGCCCTCGGGGCACTTGTCGGTGATGTAGCGGTAGCCATAGCCGATGGTGGCCTCCGTCTCGATGAAGAAGAGGAAGGCCGACGGGAAGTTATAGACGTTGGCCACGCAGGGCGTGTAGTTGCCGACGTGGGCTTTGTTCAGGTCGCCCCGGGTGTAGGCGATCACCCACCACATGGACGCCATGAAGAGCCAGGCCACCGTGTAGGTGAGGATGAAGATGAAGAGGTTCCAGCGCCACTTGAGGTCCACCAGGGTGGTGAAGAGGTCCGAGAGGTAGCGGCTGGTCTCGCTGCCCAGGTTGCCGTGCTGGACATTGCACCGGCCGTTCTTGTCCACGAACCGCTGCCGCTTCTTCTTGGGCACAAGCTGCTGCTGCGGGCCCTGACCCGGCCCCTGGGGCTGCAAGCCCGAGCCGCTGGACGAGGTGGTCACTACCTGGTAATCGTCCCCAAATTTCCTTCGGAGTGCAGACATAATACGGAGGGGCGAGCCAGATTCAAACGCGAACCACAGGCGCAGGAGCCGAGCGCTGCAAACCAGCACCAATAAGAGAGCGGGGCGCGGGGGGAGAAGAGGGCACAAAACCGAGCGCGCCTGGGTGGGGGGCTCACCCGGCAGGTCGCTGCGGTCCTTGCCTCCGGCAGAGGCCTCTCCTCCCCTGGGTCGGAGGCTTTTCTCTCCAAACTGAGTCTCAAAACAAAAGTGTTCTCCCGCCCCC from Manis pentadactyla isolate mManPen7 chromosome 8, mManPen7.hap1, whole genome shotgun sequence includes:
- the KCNJ3 gene encoding G protein-activated inward rectifier potassium channel 1 isoform X2, which produces MSALRRKFGDDYQVVTTSSSGSGLQPQGPGQGPQQQLVPKKKRQRFVDKNGRCNVQHGNLGSETSRYLSDLFTTLVDLKWRWNLFIFILTYTVAWLFMASMWWVIAYTRGDLNKAHVGNYTPCVANVYNFPSAFLFFIETEATIGYGYRYITDKCPEGIILFLFQSILGSIVDAFLIGCMFIKMSQPKKRAETLMFSEHAVISMRDGKLTLMFRVGNLRNSHMVSAQIRCKLLKG